A region of Natribaculum luteum DNA encodes the following proteins:
- a CDS encoding TorD/DmsD family molecular chaperone codes for MNEEAVYDARLELVDFAIEVFWDTPSEEFVVRLLDDEPVLPAESINDPLDEGFDVLRGWLEQNRGRPVEVVCDELSREYTELFVGPRPPVLPHESYYREDTQYLGDGLARVEESYRAAGWLPPEEYPEESDFIAVELAFLRNLIERQRAGQEETVGFERVFIEDHLTQWIDVFVEELRQEAEPGLYLAAALVVQGLVEFEEEIVVQLA; via the coding sequence ATGAACGAGGAGGCCGTCTACGACGCCCGACTCGAACTCGTCGACTTCGCGATCGAGGTTTTCTGGGATACGCCCTCCGAGGAGTTCGTCGTGCGTCTGCTCGACGACGAGCCAGTACTCCCCGCGGAGTCGATCAACGATCCGCTCGACGAAGGATTCGACGTGTTGCGAGGCTGGCTCGAGCAGAATCGCGGTCGCCCGGTCGAGGTAGTGTGCGACGAACTCTCCCGGGAGTACACCGAACTCTTCGTCGGACCGCGACCGCCGGTGTTACCCCACGAGTCGTACTATCGCGAGGACACCCAGTACCTCGGCGACGGGCTGGCCAGAGTCGAGGAGAGCTACCGGGCCGCCGGCTGGCTGCCCCCCGAGGAGTACCCCGAGGAGAGCGACTTCATCGCGGTCGAACTGGCCTTCCTGCGGAACCTGATCGAGCGCCAGCGTGCGGGCCAGGAGGAGACCGTCGGATTCGAGCGCGTGTTCATCGAGGACCACCTCACGCAGTGGATCGACGTCTTCGTCGAGGAGTTGCGCCAGGAGGCCGAACCGGGGCTGTACCTCGCCGCCGCCCTGGTCGTCCAGGGGCTGGTCGAGTTCGAGGAGGAGATCGTCGTTCAACTGGCGTGA